One window of Pieris napi chromosome 1, ilPieNapi1.2, whole genome shotgun sequence genomic DNA carries:
- the LOC125059366 gene encoding zinc finger protein 532-like isoform X1 → MASDIMNEKISIQNILFTKALPNYKIPIPTDGYKVHSCTDCGDRFLFESSLEVHINRKSFMIKYLCRYCGCLNEFFNRCQFLSHIRSHVTKTATINLSDIKVEPLPLITSVVQSSQNNQENDTLITKHFKYACFECKDDITVTGILEKDRALHYMKTIRMVTCPVCLFTLPSSCALIAHLRIHLKTPPFICSECGAYLSLRTCMYPYNHDCDGFKMMRVTSRIKCISSTCPAIHPNNFRMHLKSCHLKKIYKCPNCYLAGYSENAVLKHVMKCCNKTKYSTYFECQGCPGNFLSSSQIHKHLDMHFQVTQKNRESQIFPCWSCGLTLSNVYDFLNHHISKHWSYTNNKILVNVIKTVKYENCDSCHKTLWYWQQSHERFKKCFYCILNGNSETIFVETFSNQLNKNHNIKCHVCKIEVNENWEDIKKHYNQFHKSIKYLDLKLVVSKLNSKSFQKYANKSHNASTKKITKHFKQKKRPSTIKPLYDKININNSTKEILKKSHNCSKCNYNTEDIISFESHIKTHRDPDMAYQCMECGNCLAVKPSFSKHLLLEHNISDVEYYIKNKDCFNKTAFEKTMKVQPEENLPLEKNQCNVCRDKFIDSNSLEKHYRVHGMAFLIKNTQKSKSPQKETDN, encoded by the exons ATGGCCTCTgatattatgaatgaaaaaatcAGTATTCAGAATATCCTGTTTACAAAGGCTTTgcctaattataaaatacctaTACCCACTGATGGATACAAAGTTCACTCTTGTACTGATTGTGGAGACAG atttttGTTTGAGTCTAGCCTAGAAGTACATATAAACAGAAAATCTTTCATGATCAAATACTTATGCAGGTACTGTGGGTGTCTAAATGAATTCTTTAATAGGTGCCAGTTTTTATCACATATACGCTCTCATGTGACTAAAACTGCTACTATAAACTTAAGTGATATAAAGGTGGAACCATTACCATTAATAACATCAGTTGTACAAAGTTCTCAAAACAACCAAGAAAATGATACCTTAATAACTAAGCACTTTAAATATGCATGTTTTGAATGTAAGGATGATATAACTGTTACTGGAATTCTTGAAAAAGACAGAGCTTTACATTACATGAAAACAATAAGAATGGTGACATGTCCTGTGTGTTTATTCACATTACCATCATCATGTGCACTTATTGCCCATCTCcgtatacatttaaaaacacCTCCATTCATTTGTTCAGAATGTGGTGCATACCTTAGCCTTAGAACCTGTATGTACCCATATAATCATGATTGTGATGGTTttaaaatgatgagagtaacaTCAAGAATAAAATGCATAAGTAGTACTTGTCCAGCAATTCATCCAAATAATTTTCGTATGCATTTGAAATCttgccatttaaaaaaaatatataaatgtccTAATTGTTATCTAGCTGGTTACAGTGAAAATGCTGTTCTTAAACATGTAATGAAGTGTTGTAATAAAACTAAGTATTCAACATATTTTGAATGTCAGGGCTGTCCTGGAAATTTTCTAAGTTCAAGTCAAATTCATAAGCATCTTGATATGCACTTCCAGGTGACTCAAAAAAATCGTGAGAGTCAAATATTCCCCTGCTGGAGTTGTGGTTTAACTTTGTCTAATGTGTATGATTTTCTCAATCACCATATATCTAAACATTGGTCCTatactaacaataaaatattagtaaatgttataaagactgttaaatatgaaaattgtgATTCTTGTCATAAGACATTATGGTACTGGCAACAGAGCCATGAAAGATTcaagaaatgtttttattgcaTTCTTAATGGCAATTCAGAAACTATATTTGTGGAAACATTCAGTAATCAGCTTaacaaaaatcataatataaagTGCCATGTATGCAAAATTGAAGTAAACGAAAATTGGGAAGATATTAAAAAGCATTATAACCAATTTCACAAAAGTATCAAATATTTAGACTTAAAATTGGTTGTAAGTAAATTAAACTCGAAGAGTTTTCAGAAATATGCAAACAAGTCACATAATGcatcaacaaaaaaaattaccaaacattttaaacagaaaaaaagaCCAAGTACAATTAAACCACTCTATGATAAAATCAACATTAATAATTCTACAAaagaaatacttaaaaaatccCACAATTGTTCGAAGTGCAACTATAATACTGAAGATATAATATCTTTTGAATCCCATATAAAAACTCACAGGGATCCTGATATGGCTTACCAATGTATGGAATGTGGTAATTGTTTAGCAGTAAAACCatcattttctaaacatttacTATTGGAACACAATATATCTGAtgtagaatattatataaaaaataaagattgcTTCAATAAAACAGCTTTTGAGAAAACAATGAAAGTCCAACCAGAGGAAAATTTGCCACTTGAAAAAAATCAGTGCAATGTGTGTAGAGATAAATTTATAGATTCCAACAGTTTGGAAAAACATTATAGAGTTCATGGTATGgctttcttaattaaaaacacacaaaaatctAAGAGCCCACAAAAAGAAAcggataattaa
- the LOC125059366 gene encoding zinc finger protein 532-like isoform X2 encodes MIKYLCRYCGCLNEFFNRCQFLSHIRSHVTKTATINLSDIKVEPLPLITSVVQSSQNNQENDTLITKHFKYACFECKDDITVTGILEKDRALHYMKTIRMVTCPVCLFTLPSSCALIAHLRIHLKTPPFICSECGAYLSLRTCMYPYNHDCDGFKMMRVTSRIKCISSTCPAIHPNNFRMHLKSCHLKKIYKCPNCYLAGYSENAVLKHVMKCCNKTKYSTYFECQGCPGNFLSSSQIHKHLDMHFQVTQKNRESQIFPCWSCGLTLSNVYDFLNHHISKHWSYTNNKILVNVIKTVKYENCDSCHKTLWYWQQSHERFKKCFYCILNGNSETIFVETFSNQLNKNHNIKCHVCKIEVNENWEDIKKHYNQFHKSIKYLDLKLVVSKLNSKSFQKYANKSHNASTKKITKHFKQKKRPSTIKPLYDKININNSTKEILKKSHNCSKCNYNTEDIISFESHIKTHRDPDMAYQCMECGNCLAVKPSFSKHLLLEHNISDVEYYIKNKDCFNKTAFEKTMKVQPEENLPLEKNQCNVCRDKFIDSNSLEKHYRVHGMAFLIKNTQKSKSPQKETDN; translated from the coding sequence ATGATCAAATACTTATGCAGGTACTGTGGGTGTCTAAATGAATTCTTTAATAGGTGCCAGTTTTTATCACATATACGCTCTCATGTGACTAAAACTGCTACTATAAACTTAAGTGATATAAAGGTGGAACCATTACCATTAATAACATCAGTTGTACAAAGTTCTCAAAACAACCAAGAAAATGATACCTTAATAACTAAGCACTTTAAATATGCATGTTTTGAATGTAAGGATGATATAACTGTTACTGGAATTCTTGAAAAAGACAGAGCTTTACATTACATGAAAACAATAAGAATGGTGACATGTCCTGTGTGTTTATTCACATTACCATCATCATGTGCACTTATTGCCCATCTCcgtatacatttaaaaacacCTCCATTCATTTGTTCAGAATGTGGTGCATACCTTAGCCTTAGAACCTGTATGTACCCATATAATCATGATTGTGATGGTTttaaaatgatgagagtaacaTCAAGAATAAAATGCATAAGTAGTACTTGTCCAGCAATTCATCCAAATAATTTTCGTATGCATTTGAAATCttgccatttaaaaaaaatatataaatgtccTAATTGTTATCTAGCTGGTTACAGTGAAAATGCTGTTCTTAAACATGTAATGAAGTGTTGTAATAAAACTAAGTATTCAACATATTTTGAATGTCAGGGCTGTCCTGGAAATTTTCTAAGTTCAAGTCAAATTCATAAGCATCTTGATATGCACTTCCAGGTGACTCAAAAAAATCGTGAGAGTCAAATATTCCCCTGCTGGAGTTGTGGTTTAACTTTGTCTAATGTGTATGATTTTCTCAATCACCATATATCTAAACATTGGTCCTatactaacaataaaatattagtaaatgttataaagactgttaaatatgaaaattgtgATTCTTGTCATAAGACATTATGGTACTGGCAACAGAGCCATGAAAGATTcaagaaatgtttttattgcaTTCTTAATGGCAATTCAGAAACTATATTTGTGGAAACATTCAGTAATCAGCTTaacaaaaatcataatataaagTGCCATGTATGCAAAATTGAAGTAAACGAAAATTGGGAAGATATTAAAAAGCATTATAACCAATTTCACAAAAGTATCAAATATTTAGACTTAAAATTGGTTGTAAGTAAATTAAACTCGAAGAGTTTTCAGAAATATGCAAACAAGTCACATAATGcatcaacaaaaaaaattaccaaacattttaaacagaaaaaaagaCCAAGTACAATTAAACCACTCTATGATAAAATCAACATTAATAATTCTACAAaagaaatacttaaaaaatccCACAATTGTTCGAAGTGCAACTATAATACTGAAGATATAATATCTTTTGAATCCCATATAAAAACTCACAGGGATCCTGATATGGCTTACCAATGTATGGAATGTGGTAATTGTTTAGCAGTAAAACCatcattttctaaacatttacTATTGGAACACAATATATCTGAtgtagaatattatataaaaaataaagattgcTTCAATAAAACAGCTTTTGAGAAAACAATGAAAGTCCAACCAGAGGAAAATTTGCCACTTGAAAAAAATCAGTGCAATGTGTGTAGAGATAAATTTATAGATTCCAACAGTTTGGAAAAACATTATAGAGTTCATGGTATGgctttcttaattaaaaacacacaaaaatctAAGAGCCCACAAAAAGAAAcggataattaa
- the LOC125059503 gene encoding cartilage-associated protein-like, giving the protein MLWSRVGIILLIASFIQVESLKFSSIDVVYKKGVEAYSNERWSECIVQLEESLHLYKVYKRILINCRLKCKHDAQFTRIQENIEDLKIYEMYFNARQCLINCNNHAFEDVRMYNNVSDSTIFNMQSRKPYEYLHLCYFQMYAMSKAASASYTFLVTNPDDPKMKKNLDYYLNQPEVDINEVVDLESDDYQILYRLGLKSYHTKKWGETIANMEEALNDYLSWENNCRMECERQPEQEWSPEITITISNYMASLLICKQTCQDELKPLYNSGVEFIADLLNYIQISYYNLDRLDDMGKAVATYLLLLPNDEDMLENKKIYSTLIDDSAFVVRSDVVHYLKRDTYEKQLITFFRQENHSDDVETTNKV; this is encoded by the coding sequence ATGTTGTGGTCAAGGGTCGGAATAATACTTTTGATTGCTTCATTTATACAAGTAGagtctttaaaattttcatctATAGATGTCGTGTACAAAAAAGGGGTGGAAGCCTATTCAAATGAAAGATGGTCCGAATGTATTGTGCAATTAGAAGAATCActacatttatataaagtttataaaagGATTTTAATCAACTGCAGACTGAAATGCAAGCATGATGCTCAGTTTACGAGAATCCAAGAAAATATTGaagatcttaaaatatatgaaatgtatttcAACGCAAGACAGTGTCTGATAAACTGCAATAATCACGCTTTTGAAGATGTACgtatgtataataatgtatcagattcaacaatttttaatatgcaGTCTAGAAAACCATATGAATATTTGCACCTATGTTACTTCCAAATGTATGCTATGTCAAAAGCAGCATCAGCTTCCTATACATTCCTAGTTACTAATCCAGACGATCcaaaaatgaagaaaaacTTAGACTACTATTTAAATCAGCCTGAAGTTGACATAAACGAGGTGGTTGACCTTGAAAGTGATGACTATCAAATCCTTTACAGACTGGGTCTTAAATCATATCACACCAAGAAATGGGGTGAAACAATTGCTAATATGGAAGAAGCATTAAATGATTATCTTTCTTGGGAAAACAACTGTCGAATGGAATGTGAGCGTCAGCCCGAACAAGAGTGGTCACCAGAAATAACAATTACAATATCAAACTACATGGCGTCACTTCTAATTTGTAAGCAAACCTGCCAAGATGAACTGAAACCGCTTTACAATTCTGGTGTTGAATTTATTGCCGacctattaaattatatacaaatatcgTATTATAATTTAGACAGGCTGGACGATATGGGAAAAGCAGTAGCCACCTATTTACTTCTATTGCCAAATGATGAAGATATGTtggaaaataagaaaatttacagCACATTAATTGATGACAGTGCTTTTGTTGTCAGATCTGATGttgttcattatttaaaaagagatACATATGAAAAACAGTTAATCACGTTTTTTCGTCAAGAAAATCATAGTGATGACGTTGAAACTACTAATAaggtataa
- the LOC125059714 gene encoding RING-H2 finger protein ATL8-like: MADLTTIDLTNSLCLVNHHALSNLIIELDDTDESFVGDIAFESTPIRAPSKKLRQSLLKKKKLDKSPENSPDSKIGECSICCERIGKRPVSSTICGHIFCTTCIETALQHDKRCPQCRKTMKGAYKYHPIYIPLQSK, from the exons ATGGCGGATTTAACTACGATTGATTTAACAAATTCTTTGTGTTTAGTAAATCACCATGCTCTGTCTAACTTAATTATTGAATTAGATGATACAGACGAGTCATTTGTTGGGGATATAGCTTTTGAGAGTACACCAATAAGAGCTCCATCGAAAAAGTTACGACAATCACTCCTAAAAAAGAAG AAATTAGACAAATCACCAGAGAACTCACCAGATTCCAAAATAGGAGAATGCTCTATTTGTTGTGAAAGAATAGGGAAAAGACCAGTTTCATCGACAATTTGTGGACATATTTTTTGCACAACCTGTATAGAAACAGCATTGCAACATGATAAAAGATGCCCACAATGCAGAAAGACAATGAAAGGAGCATATAAATATCATCCAATATATATACCATTACAatctaaatga